DNA sequence from the bacterium genome:
CACTACCTCGCGGCTCTCGATCGCGAACTCGACACCGATCCGACCGACACCGATTCGCCGTTCTGACGAGAAACCAGCACTCGCGCGCGACCACGGCTAGATGATCAGATTTCTACGGTTTCTCGTGATCGCCAACATCGACGGCGTGCCGGACGCGGAAACGACCCAGAAGATCTACGACAACCTCGATCTCCAGCGTGCAACGCAGGCGTTCCTCTCCACCATCCAGATCTCGTCCTTGAACTCGATGGAAAAAGGACTCCTCTCATTCGGCCCAGCTAACACCACGGCGCTGCTCTTCGAAGACCTGATGGACTCCAAGGCCCTTTGGCTTACGCCGAACACGGTCTCCGTCTACATGGCCACCTGGATGGAGTTGGGCGACGAACCCATGGTCCTCGAGACGCCTCCCAGCGTGTTGGGCTTCATCAACGATGCCTGGTTCAAGTACGTCGTGGACTTCGGAAACGCGGGTCCAGACAAAGGCAAGGGCGGGAAGTTCCTGATCGTGCCCCCCGGCTACGAGGGGGAGATCCCGGAGGGCTATCACGTCGCGCGCTCCAATACTCACGGAAACTGGGTCGTCTGGCGCGGTTTCCAGGTCGACGGGTCCACCAAGCCGGCCATCGAGGCGACCAAGAAGAACTTCCGGATGTATCCGCTCTCGAAGAAGGGCAACCCACCCGAAATGAAGTTCGTCAATGTCTCCGGCAAGTTCCACAACACCATCCACCGCATGGACTTCGGCTTCTGGGAGGAGCTCAACGAGACCATTCAAGCGGAGCCGATCGAGGGATTGGATGTCGAGATCCGCGGCCTCCTTGCTTCCATCGGAATCGAGAAGGGCAAGGAGTTCGAGCCGGCCCCCCGCATGAAGAAGATCCTCACGGATGCCGCCAATGTCGGGGCCGTCACGGCCCGTGCCCTGACAGCCCGCCCGAAGGATCAGCGCCACTACCTCTACCCGGGCGAGCGGGTTTGGACAAATCCGTTCATCGAGGGACGCTACGACTTCCTCATGGATGGCGCCCGCTTGCTGGACTCGCGTGCCTACATGCACTTCTACGCCACGGGGATCACCCCAGCGATGGCCATCAAGAACGTCGGCAAGGGATCCCAATACGCGATCGCCTACCTCGATGCGAAGGGCAACGCGCTGGACGGCGGCAAGACCTACAAGATCCATCTGCCGCCGAACGTGCCGGCAAGAGATTTCTGGTCGTTCACGCTGTACGACAACCAGACCCGCGCGAT
Encoded proteins:
- a CDS encoding DUF1254 domain-containing protein, translated to MIRFLRFLVIANIDGVPDAETTQKIYDNLDLQRATQAFLSTIQISSLNSMEKGLLSFGPANTTALLFEDLMDSKALWLTPNTVSVYMATWMELGDEPMVLETPPSVLGFINDAWFKYVVDFGNAGPDKGKGGKFLIVPPGYEGEIPEGYHVARSNTHGNWVVWRGFQVDGSTKPAIEATKKNFRMYPLSKKGNPPEMKFVNVSGKFHNTIHRMDFGFWEELNETIQAEPIEGLDVEIRGLLASIGIEKGKEFEPAPRMKKILTDAANVGAVTARALTARPKDQRHYLYPGERVWTNPFIEGRYDFLMDGARLLDSRAYMHFYATGITPAMAIKNVGKGSQYAIAYLDAKGNALDGGKTYKIHLPPNVPARDFWSFTLYDNQTRAMLQTDQRFPGLDNNKEGLAANADGSYDIYFGPKPPAGKKGNWIQTVPEKGWNTILRLYGPLEPFYDKTWKPGDPELID